The Thermosynechococcus sp. HN-54 DNA segment CAAGGCGTTGCGCCTGCTGAAATTGGCGCACGAGGGGACTGCCTTCCTTGAGAATATTCAAGACAAAGCGATCGCCCACTAGGCACAAGCTTTCTGCCCATTCCTGCGGCAAGGACACCGTGATACCGGGGGGATTAAACGAGGCTTGGGAGACCGACGACACCAAAATAGCCGCCGCTTGGGTGAGGTGAAAACAGCCTTCCGGTAGGGTGGTCAGGACACACAGGGAACCCACCACCCGGTTCATGGCTTGTTCGGTGCGATCCACTTGCGCTTCCACGAGACTGGGGGGGCGGACGGTGCGGCTCTTGCGTAGTTTCTTCAGGGCTTGGGCAAACTCGTTGGCAGCAATTTGGCATTTTTCAAGATCGCTAGCCGTGGGGGTAAACTTCACCCGCAGCGTTTCAAAGCCAAGGGTATAACCAGCATCAAGCAACTTTTGCTCAATATCATCAATGGCCTCACCGCTCCAACCATAGGAGCCAAAGACCCCCGCCAGCTTGGTTTGGCTGCCCTCCGCCAAGATAAATCCTAAGGCGGTCTGCACCTGTGTCGGCATGTGTCCCCCTAGGGTGGGCGAGCCAATAATAAAGCCATCACTACTGTGGATCAGGGCTTGCATTTCTGCTGGGGGTGTGGTTTCACAGTTAATGGCCTCCACTTGCACCCCGGCGGCGGTGAGGGCTTGGGCAATCGCATTGGCTAGAATTGCCGTATTGCCATAGGCAGAAGCATAGAAAAGCGCCACCTTCGTGTCCTGTTCCGTTTGGGCTTGGCACCAGTCACGATAGTCCTGAAAAAGGCGGCTACGGCTAAACTTGACAATCGGACCGTGGGCAGGGGCATAGAGGCGCGGTGGCGGGGTCAGTTCTGCGAGCCGATCTAAAATGCTTTCCACTTGGCGGGTTTGCGCCGCATGCAAACATTCAAAGTAGTAGGCGCGATCCTCATCCAGTTTTTTCCACTGCTCGTCGTAGAGACTATCACTACAGACATGGGCACCAAAGAGCTTATCCGTGAACACAATTTGATTCTGAGGGTCAACGGTGATCAGGCCATCGGGCCAGCGGGGTGTGGCGGCAGCAATAAACTCCAGTTGGCGATCGCCCCCTAATTCAAGGGAAGTTTCCGCACGGGGAATCCAGAGATTTACCTGCTCCCCTAGGGTGGAGCGCAAGGTCACTGCCCCTGCCTTAGAGCAGACGATAATGAGCTGGGGCGCTTTTTCCAGCAAGATCTTGACGGTCGCAAGGCGGTTGGAGTTGACATGACTGAGAATGAGATACCGCAGTTGACTGAGATCAATGTGCTGCTGGAGTTCTTGCAAATAAATCTGGGTAAAGGATTCCCCCGGCGGATCTAGAAGTGCGGGCTGGGGTGCTCGGATCAGATAGGAATTGGAAGTGGTTCCCTGCTGACGGCCATACTCCACTTCAAACTTGAGTCGATCCCAAGTGCGCGATCGCAAGACCAAAACGCCGGGCGCAATTTCTGCGACTTGAACATCACGGGGACGAGTTTCCGTGAGCATTTGACACCTCCTAAGAACCTACCGCACCAATCTCCGATGGCCTTGGCACTACCCTCCAAGACTCGGAATAGTCTTTTTGACACTATAACGTAGTTCCTTGGGGTGAAAAATTGCCCTTAATCTTGAGGCTTATACCAGCCTTTGTGACGGCGGCAGAACACTTTTTTCAAATTTACGACCAGATCAGAGGGTGTGACTGGTTCTCTGACGGACTGATTACTCATTACTCAGCCTCTATTAGCGCGGTCTTCGAATTGAATTGGTATTACAGCAAGGCATCGCGAAAGCAGACGAAGCTCGGCGATTTGCACCGGCTAGGATTCAGATGTTGCCCCAAAGCTCGCGCGACCTCAACCTTGCGTAGCCCACTTTTGAAGTACCCATGCATCACGGATTCAAATGTTTCCCAAGCGCCGCCAGCAATTGCGTTGGAATTGCGATATTTGGTTTTTTGCGTCACAGTTCGGGATACTTTTGGATAAGCAGCTCGAACAGCCTCCCAGTCGCCAAAGTACCAAGCCTCCAACTCCTCAATTGCAATCCGATTAACAAGTTGCCAACATAAGGGCGAATTACTTCGAGTTTTCAGTCCTGCCTTGGTCGCGATGTTCTCCAATTGCTGCTTCAGCTTTTTGCAGTCGTCATCGTCGCGATCCACATAAAACGACAATGCGCCAGTCAGTGGGCAGCCATTCCGCATACCCACGCAGTCGGCTTTCCAACTTGTTGAGCAAGTCTTGTTTCCCTTGAAATGGGTGCACCCCAAAGGTTTGGCCTTTTCGCAGCAACCGAGGCAGCAGTCCGTGTGGGAATACTTCCATTGAAGGCTCTTCCACGAGGAACTCGAAGTGTTGTATCACTGTCGTCTCGTTGTTTTGTTTTCTAGATGGCATTCCTTCATTCACGGCACGAGCGGATCACCTACACCGAAATATCCTTCCATCCATAGGTGACCAAGCAACGCTCCATGCTTAACAAAGTCGGACACACGCGGAATATCCGAAACTCGCTTTGATTGTGTGTAGCCTTGCTCGTCTCGCCACAGTACCCAAACCTCATCTGCACGAAGCGCGTTCAGAAAAAAGGGTGAATGCGTCGTCACAAGCATTTGTGTGCGACTGGCTGCCTTGCGGCATTCCTCGGCTAAATCAGACAATAATCGTGGATGCAAAAAGTTTTCGGGTTCCTCAATGCCGATAAAAGGTGGCGGTGTCGGATCGTAATAAGAGCACTAAATAGGCCAGCAGCTTCAATGTGCCATCAGAAGCGAACCGAGCTAATACCGGATGGGAAAAGGGAGCATCCTTGATTTGTAGAAGTAATCTTCCATCTGGCATCGTTTCGGTGATTACTTTTTCAATTCGCGGTACACGCTGACGCAACACGTTAAAAATTCCCTCCAGTCTCGATGGGTGTTGTTCCGCTAGGTATTGAATCACATTGGCGAGGTTGTCACCCGTGCGCGACAAGCGTTCCTGTGGACCGGCCTCAGGTTGGCCGCGCGCTTGTTCCGCTGAAAGGTACGAGACATACCAACCCGTGATAAATTCTCGCAATGCGGCCACGCGCGGGTGCTCCTCAAATTGCCCCAATGCATTCACCGCGAGTAAATCTGCGCTTTTGAGGGATATCTCCACACGCTGGTCTTGGTCATCCGGTAATTCGCCGCTGACAGCTCGACCCTTACCTTCTCGATATTCCAAAAAACGAAACGGCTTGCCGCAACTCCTCCGCCGCCATTGCAACCATTCCTCGACGACTGTTGGACTACCTGCTCTCTCGTCAATACTCAGATGATAGGTGATGATCGGATAATTCAATTCTTTGTATTTGATTTCAATCGTAATCGGCCCCTCGGCATTGCGAGTTCTTAACTCCTTAGCACGCCCGCGCTTATCCCACGCCCGCCTGAGTCCTAACTCAAAGCATTCTGCTAGGAACGCAAACACGTCAAAGACAGTGGATTTACCACTCCCATTCGGTCCAAGCAAAACGGTGAGCGATCCTAAGTCATGAAACTCTACATCGCGCAATGTCCGAAAGTTTTTGACCTTTAAGTACTTAATGCGTGGCGGACTGGTAGTTGGCTGCATTAGTTGACTCATTATTCTTTTTTCTCTAAAAACTCGTCTGCATCCTTCACCCAAAACTTACTGAGGAACTGACTCGACAGTGCTACCATCCAGTTCATTAGGATAGTTCCGATGATATTTTTATGAATCTCGCTTTCATCGGATCGATTCGACAAAATCGAGCCGCACAGTGCATCGGCTATCTTGCAGAGGTGCACCTCGTAACTGACGGTGTCGCTGGTCGCTTCTACAGTTCTTCTAGAACATTATGCGTTCTCTTCGTACTCCAAATCAAATACTTGCTAGGAATTTCCAGTTCTCTGCTACTTGGCACAAATGCTTATTATTACTTCCGCTGGTAAGTACCTACTGCGGTAATATCTGGATGCTTCAACATTCTTCTTCAAAACCAGCAACAGTTCTTTTGACAATATACCCTAATGCTTTAAGGTTAAAAATTACTGTTAACCCGCATGGGAATATGATCGCAAGACTGCAATTGGGCGAGCAGAACCACCATTCGATCCAACCCTGCGCGGAGTTCTCCTGTCGCCTGCCCCCCTTGATTGACAACTATGCTAAAGACAAGGGGGCGATCCTGCAACGGTTCCACATAGCCCGCTAGGGCAACTACCCCCCGCAATGTGCCTGTTTTCGCCCAGACACGATCCTGAGCGGCCGTACCACGAAAGCGCTGCCGTAGGGTACCGGATCTGCCGGCAAGGGGGAGCGATCGCCGCCACAGCGAGGCATCATTGGTTTGCTCTATGTGTTGCAGCAGGGTGACTAAACCATGGGGCGTCAGCCAATTTTGCCGCGAGAGTCCCGAACCATCCACCAAGACTGCTACTGGGACACCGATTCGCTCTAGATAGCGTTGGCGATAGCCGGGTTGTGCTGCCTCCAGAGCGGCAAGGAGCATTTCCGCATAGAAATTGTCACTCTCTTGGAGAATCGGCAAAATTAACTCTGCTAGGGGGGGTGAAGCATGAGGCACTAAAACATCAGGTAAGGGGTCTGCTGTCTCCACTAGGCGAATCTGCCGCACTTGAATGCCCGCTTGGGCAAAGGCACGCTGCACCTGCTGCTGAAGATAAGAGGTGGGCTGAGGGAGAGGAATGCGCATTTCTGCTGGTTCACTGCCGACGTGGAGTTGACCCCGCACAATCATTTGCTGGCCGCGCACCTCACTTTCGAGAAATTCCGCTTCAGCGGTCGATACGGTACGGGTCTCATTCACCACTGGCCAAGGAAGACTGCCCTCCGGCTGCCGCAGCGCCAAAGGTTGAGCCAACTCTTGAGGAATGACCTTGAGATTGAGGGCGTTTTGATTGACACTGAAGCGCGTGACAACTGCTGCATAGCCCATCGTCAGGTCTTCGATCGCCCATGTGGGTTCCATCCTCACAGGGGTTATACCACCGATTTCCAAGACTTGAATCTGGCGAATGCCCTCTTGGGCAAGACGGACCGCCATTTGTTGCAGGTCTTGGCTGCTGAAACTCGGGTCAAAACTGCCCTGAAGACGCAGGGTTGTTCTGTCGGGCGATCGCGCACTGAGGGTGGTGATAAACCGATGATTCGCCCCCCAATAGTCAAGGGCTGCCGCCACCGTGGTCAGCTTCACATTTGAGGCGACCAAAAAGAGCTTTTCCCCTTGGTAGTCGTAGAGAAGGTCACCTGTGGTTAAATCCCGCACCACCATGCCCCACTGACCCCGTTGCCATTGGGGATTTTGGATTTCCTGTTGCAGGGCACGAGCCAAGTCTTGGCGGCAAAGGCTAAAGGCAGCAGGTGAAACCAGCAGGACAAGGATACTAACAGGGGGCAGAAGCCATCGAAGCCATGCCATGGGGCACTAAATCCTTGACATACACGCGATCGCAGCGCTGCGTTTCCACACCAGTGGCAGGTTGATAACCCAACTTTTCGTACAAATAGACTGCCGTGGTCATCGCTGACGCCGTTTCAATCCAGATTTTGCGGTAGCCCGCCGCTGCAATTGCTGCCTCCAAATGGTGCAGCAGGAATGTCCCGAGACCTTGACCGCGCACACGGGGATGAAGGTACATCTTGCGAATTTCCACGGCCGCTTCGCCCCGCTCAATCGGATAGAAGGCGATCGTGCCAACGACTTCAGAGGCTTTCTCCACTACCCAAAATTGTCCGCCACGGCGGTGGTAGTAGTCCTCCACATGCACCACATCGGCATCGGCACCTTCGGGTTGCCAAGAGAGGCCAAATTCTTCTAAAACACTGGCAATGAGTTGCATGACCGCTGCGCGATCGCGATCGCACCAATGCCGTACCCTACAATCCCCATAGTGAAGAAAGAATGCACTCAAGGACGGCTGCCTCCAGCAAGATATTGCCACTCTAACGATTCAGCGTGAGGCTCGCAAGATCATTTTGCTACTGTTTTTATCTTTGTTTAATGTTTCTCGAAATACTGTGGCTGCTACTCTCCCAATGGCCAACCTAGTATAGGAAAAGATGCTGGATTAACGGACAATGCAAGACTTTGCCGTTGTGATTGTCGGTGGTGGCCTAGCAGGCTGTCGTGCTGCTTTGGAAATTTGCCGCCTTGCCCCGGAGACCGCCATTGCCCTTGTGGCCAAAACCCATCCGATTCGTTCCCATTCCGTTGCCGCCCAAGGGGGCATTGCCGCCACGCTGAAAAATGTGGATACAGAAGACTCTTGGGAAAGCCATGCTTTTGATACGGTCAAAGGATCCGACTTCCTAGCGGATCAGGATGCGGTTGCCCTCCTCGCCCAAGAAGCCCCCGATGTCGTCATTGACCTTGAACATTTGGGCGTGCTTTTTTCCCGCTTGCCCGATGGCCGCATTGCCCAACGTCCCTTTGGCGGTCACACTCACCAGCGCACCTGCTATGCAGCCGATAAAACGGGTCACGCCATTCTCCACGAACTCTATTGCAATCTCCTGAAGTACAACGTCACGTTTTTTAGCGAATGGTATGTGCTGCGGCTGATTGTCGAAGATCAGCAGGCCAAGGGGGTCGTCGCTTACCACATTGAAACCGGTCAACTGGAAATCCTGCGGGCGCCCGCAATTCTTTTTGCAACGGGTGGGTATGGGCGCGTCTTTAATACCACGTCCAATGATTTTGCCTCTACGGGGGATGGATTGGCGATGACCGCACGAGCGGGCTTGCCCCTTGAGGATATGGAATTTGTTCAATTTCACCCTACAGGGTTGTACCCTGCTGGAGTCTTGATTTCTGAGGCAGTGCGGGGCGAAGGGGCGTATCTGATCAATGCGGCAGGTGAACGCTTTATGGCGCGCTATGCCCCGACTCGCATGGAATTAGCACCGCGCGATATTACCTCGCGGGCGATCGCCATCGAAATTCGTGAAGGGCGAGGGATTCACAGTGATGGCTCTGCCGGTGGGCCTTTTGTCTATCTCGATGTCCGCCACTTGGGTCGGGAAAAAATCATGAGTCGCATTCCCTTTTGCTGGGAGGAAGCCCATCGCTTGGCGGGGGTGGATGCCGTGGTGGAACCCATTCCTGTCCGTCCGACGGTGCACTATTCAATGGGGGGGATTCCGGTCAATGTCAATGGGCAGGTGCGCGCCAATGCCACGGAACTAGTCACAGGGTTTTATGCCGCTGGCGAATGTGCCTGTGTGTCGGTGCATGGTGCCAATCGGTTGGGGAGTAATTCCCTGTTAGAGTGTGTCGTCTATGGCCGCCGTACGGGTGCCGCGATCGCCAAGGATTTACCGAGCTTGCCCCAACCCCAATTTGACCCCCAGCCCTATCTACAGGCAGCGGAACAACAGATTCAACACCTTTTTGACCAAGCGGGGGATTTGCGTATTGCCCAACTGCGGCAGCAGGTTCAAGATTGCATGACCCAGTACTGTGGCGTGTTTCGCACTGCTGACTTAATGCAGAGGGGGTTGGAAGAATTGCAGCGGCTGAAGGCAGCCTATGCGCGGATTCGTCTCGACGATCGCCAGCGCTATTGGAACACAGAGCTGTTAGAAGCCTTTGAGTTAGCAAATATCCTCGTGGTTGCGGAAGTGATTTTGAGCAGCGCCCTTGCTCGCCAAGAAAGTCGGGGTGCCCATTTCCGTGAGGACTATCCGCAGCGGGATGATGTTAATTTTCTGCGCCACACCTTGGCCACCTACTACAGCGACGGCATTAGGATTGACTATCTGCCGGTAACCATCACCATGTTTCCGCCCCAAGAGCGCAAGTACTAGGTCTATGCGACGGTTACCTGCAACCCCTGCCCTCAACCGCTTTATTATTGGCATCACCCTCTTTGTTCTGATTATGTTGGTGGCGGTGGTGGGCTACACCAGCTTTGGCTGGAACTGGCTCGATGCCCTCTACATGTACGTGATCACCGTCTTTGGCATTGGCTATAGTGAAGTGCGACCGCTGATTACGCCGGCGCAACGCTTCTTCAACATGATGATTATTGTGGCCGGCAGTGCCGCAACCGTCTATACCATTGGTGCGGTGGTGCAACTGTTTACGGAAGGGGAGATCAAACGCCTACTCGATATTCAACGGGCGAGCCGCGACATCAACAAACTCAACCGCCATGTCATTGTCTGTGGCTTTGGCCGTATTGGTCAGGTGATGGCTCAGGAATTATCCGCATTAAAAACCCCCTTTGTGATTTTGGATGTCAATGAACAACGCATTGATTTAGCAATCCAGTTGGGCTATTTGGCCTATTTGGGGAGTGCAGCGGAGGAGGAAACCCTGCGAGTGGTGGGCATTGATCGGGCGATCGCCCTCGCAACTGTGCTGCCCAATGACACGATCAATGTCTTTATTACACTGACGGCGCGATCCATGAATCCGAATCTGCTGATTGTGGCACGGGCAAATTTAGCCACGACGGAATCAAAGCTACGCATGGCAGGGGCAGATCACATCGTCTTGCCGACAAAAATTGGTGCCAGTCAAATGACTAACTTGATTCGGCGGCCGCGCATTGATTTCCTTGAGCAAACGGGCGATCGCGAGACCCTGAATGAACTGTTGAGCC contains these protein-coding regions:
- a CDS encoding diflavin flavoprotein; translation: MLTETRPRDVQVAEIAPGVLVLRSRTWDRLKFEVEYGRQQGTTSNSYLIRAPQPALLDPPGESFTQIYLQELQQHIDLSQLRYLILSHVNSNRLATVKILLEKAPQLIIVCSKAGAVTLRSTLGEQVNLWIPRAETSLELGGDRQLEFIAAATPRWPDGLITVDPQNQIVFTDKLFGAHVCSDSLYDEQWKKLDEDRAYYFECLHAAQTRQVESILDRLAELTPPPRLYAPAHGPIVKFSRSRLFQDYRDWCQAQTEQDTKVALFYASAYGNTAILANAIAQALTAAGVQVEAINCETTPPAEMQALIHSSDGFIIGSPTLGGHMPTQVQTALGFILAEGSQTKLAGVFGSYGWSGEAIDDIEQKLLDAGYTLGFETLRVKFTPTASDLEKCQIAANEFAQALKKLRKSRTVRPPSLVEAQVDRTEQAMNRVVGSLCVLTTLPEGCFHLTQAAAILVSSVSQASFNPPGITVSLPQEWAESLCLVGDRFVLNILKEGSPLVRQFQQAQRLGEQQLATLGLKSAESGAPILLDALAYLECTVESRMNCGNHWLIYAVVESGELLQTSGLTAIQHRKTSS
- a CDS encoding DUF4276 family protein, which encodes MRNGCPLTGALSFYVDRDDDDCKKLKQQLENIATKAGLKTRSNSPLCWQLVNRIAIEELEAWYFGDWEAVRAAYPKVSRTVTQKTKYRNSNAIAGGAWETFESVMHGYFKSGLRKVEVARALGQHLNPSRCKSPSFVCFRDALL
- the dacB gene encoding D-alanyl-D-alanine carboxypeptidase/D-alanyl-D-alanine-endopeptidase, which gives rise to MAWLRWLLPPVSILVLLVSPAAFSLCRQDLARALQQEIQNPQWQRGQWGMVVRDLTTGDLLYDYQGEKLFLVASNVKLTTVAAALDYWGANHRFITTLSARSPDRTTLRLQGSFDPSFSSQDLQQMAVRLAQEGIRQIQVLEIGGITPVRMEPTWAIEDLTMGYAAVVTRFSVNQNALNLKVIPQELAQPLALRQPEGSLPWPVVNETRTVSTAEAEFLESEVRGQQMIVRGQLHVGSEPAEMRIPLPQPTSYLQQQVQRAFAQAGIQVRQIRLVETADPLPDVLVPHASPPLAELILPILQESDNFYAEMLLAALEAAQPGYRQRYLERIGVPVAVLVDGSGLSRQNWLTPHGLVTLLQHIEQTNDASLWRRSLPLAGRSGTLRQRFRGTAAQDRVWAKTGTLRGVVALAGYVEPLQDRPLVFSIVVNQGGQATGELRAGLDRMVVLLAQLQSCDHIPMRVNSNF
- a CDS encoding GNAT family N-acetyltransferase, with protein sequence MQLIASVLEEFGLSWQPEGADADVVHVEDYYHRRGGQFWVVEKASEVVGTIAFYPIERGEAAVEIRKMYLHPRVRGQGLGTFLLHHLEAAIAAAGYRKIWIETASAMTTAVYLYEKLGYQPATGVETQRCDRVYVKDLVPHGMASMASAPC
- a CDS encoding succinate dehydrogenase/fumarate reductase flavoprotein subunit, which produces MQDFAVVIVGGGLAGCRAALEICRLAPETAIALVAKTHPIRSHSVAAQGGIAATLKNVDTEDSWESHAFDTVKGSDFLADQDAVALLAQEAPDVVIDLEHLGVLFSRLPDGRIAQRPFGGHTHQRTCYAADKTGHAILHELYCNLLKYNVTFFSEWYVLRLIVEDQQAKGVVAYHIETGQLEILRAPAILFATGGYGRVFNTTSNDFASTGDGLAMTARAGLPLEDMEFVQFHPTGLYPAGVLISEAVRGEGAYLINAAGERFMARYAPTRMELAPRDITSRAIAIEIREGRGIHSDGSAGGPFVYLDVRHLGREKIMSRIPFCWEEAHRLAGVDAVVEPIPVRPTVHYSMGGIPVNVNGQVRANATELVTGFYAAGECACVSVHGANRLGSNSLLECVVYGRRTGAAIAKDLPSLPQPQFDPQPYLQAAEQQIQHLFDQAGDLRIAQLRQQVQDCMTQYCGVFRTADLMQRGLEELQRLKAAYARIRLDDRQRYWNTELLEAFELANILVVAEVILSSALARQESRGAHFREDYPQRDDVNFLRHTLATYYSDGIRIDYLPVTITMFPPQERKY
- a CDS encoding TrkA family potassium uptake protein; amino-acid sequence: MRRLPATPALNRFIIGITLFVLIMLVAVVGYTSFGWNWLDALYMYVITVFGIGYSEVRPLITPAQRFFNMMIIVAGSAATVYTIGAVVQLFTEGEIKRLLDIQRASRDINKLNRHVIVCGFGRIGQVMAQELSALKTPFVILDVNEQRIDLAIQLGYLAYLGSAAEEETLRVVGIDRAIALATVLPNDTINVFITLTARSMNPNLLIVARANLATTESKLRMAGADHIVLPTKIGASQMTNLIRRPRIDFLEQTGDRETLNELLSHIDARLEELEITPDYPYVGTRLTGLEVRGQGAFIIVGLRKSDGQLFPTRANPLVEVGDTLILLGHAQDAPKLIRKYTARSRHSQ